Proteins from a single region of Urocitellus parryii isolate mUroPar1 chromosome 4, mUroPar1.hap1, whole genome shotgun sequence:
- the LOC113175324 gene encoding olfactory receptor 5W2-like — MDSGNCSTLSQFFLLGITGNPQMKVILFPVFLVVYLIILLANLGMIFLIRVDPQLHTQMYFFLSHLSFCDLCYSTAVGPKMLVNIFAKDKKISFLGCVLQFLTFCSFADSECLLLAVMAFDRYKAISNPLRYAVDMSTKVCSLLMAGVYLIGLLDALIHTTLTFRICFCGSKEINHFFCDIPPLLLLSCSDTQVNELVIFIFFGFIELSTICGVLVSYGYIISSVLKICSAEGRLKAFSTCASHLTVVVIFQGTILFMYFRPSSAYSLDQDKMSSLFYTLVIPMLNPLIYSLRNKDVKVSIKKLKNKILF; from the coding sequence ATGGACAGTGGAAATTGCTCAACATTAAGTCAATTTTTTCTCTTGGGAATCACTGGTAACCCTCagatgaaagtgattctattcCCTGTATTTCTAGTTGTTTATCTCATAATTCTCCTTGCAAATCTCGGAATGATCTTCTTAATCAGAGTGGATCCCCAGCTTCACACTCAAATGTACTTTTTCCTCAGCCACCTCTCTTTCTGTGACCTCTGCTATTCCACAGCAGTTGGACCCAAGATGCTGGTCAACATATTTGCCAAGGacaaaaaaatttctttcctggGCTGTGTTCTGCAGTTCTTGACCTTCTGTAGCTTTGCAGATTCTGAGTGCCTGCTGCTGGCAGTGATGGCCTTTGATAGGTACAAGGCCATCAGCAACCCCTTGCGGTATGCAGTAGACATGTCCACTAAGGTGTGTTCACTGCTCATGGCTGGGGTTTACCTTATAGGTCTGCTTGATGCTTTGATACATACCACATTAACATTCCGCATATGTTTCTGTGGGTCTAAGGAGATTAATCATTTCTTCTGTGACATCCCTCCTCTCCTGTTACTGTCTTGCTCTGACACACAGGTCAATGAGTTAGTGATATTCATCTTTTTTGGTTTCATTGAACTGAGTACCATTTGTGGAGTCCTGGTCTCTTATGGCTACATCATCTCATCTGTCTTAAAGATCTGCTCTGCTGAGGGGAGGCTCAAAGCTTTctccacctgtgcctcccaccTAACTGTAGTTGTAATTTTCCAGGGCACTATACTCTTCATGTATTTCCGACCAAGTTCTGCCTACTCTCTGGATCAAGATAAAATGAGCTCATTGTTCTACACCCTTGTGATTCCCATGTTGAATCCTCTGATTTATAGCCTGCGGAACAAAGATGTGAAAGTGAGCataaaaaagctgaaaaataaaattttattttaa